The Paenibacillus sp. FSL W8-0426 region GCTCCATTGAGCGGCATCAGAGCGACGCTGTTTTCAAGCCCGAAACAGGCATGAGCACCCGTATGTAATCGGTTGACCCACCTTTGTTATACCCTAAATCATGACGTCAATCTTATTAAGAATCTTAGGCGCATATTATGCTGCCCATTTTTAAGTTAAAACTGAACCATCGCGCTTGACCTTACATAATATGAGTTGACTGTATCCCCTTAACCTTGTTACACCAACCAAACCCGAGCAAGGAGGGGTGAACATTGAAGGGTATCGATCATAAAAGCAAATTTCTGTTGACCCACCGTGAACGCGAAGTTTTCGAATTGTTGGTTCAGGACAAAACAACTCGCGACATTGCAGGGCAGTTATTCATCAGCGAAAAAACGGTGCGTAACCATATTTCGAATGTGATGCAGAAACTCAATGTTAAGGGTCGTTCGCAAGCCGTCGTTGAGCTGATCAAGCTTGGAGAACTAAAGATCTGACGCGAGCGTACACAGTTGTTAAAAAAGCATGAAAGTCTTTTCCTATTCTTCAACTACGAAAAGAATGGGGAGAGGCTTTTTTGCTTCTTGGACCTTTTCCATTGCTGCCGCTACAATAAAAATATGCCTTTGCGTCCGATGTATTCATCTGCGCAAAGGCATATTTTCCATACTTGCTGCTTCTTACCGAAGATTGTTCATGCGACCGTTGGAACGTTCTGTTACGCCATGATCAAGTACGCCATCACGATGATGATTCATCGCATTCGTCGGGAAGATACGTTCTACCATGCTTGAGAAGGTATCCAGCATGCCGCTGACAGGTTTGCCGTTGCGAAGATCCGTCGAATATTTCTCGGCATGTTCCACGAATTCCGGGTTAGACGACACATAGACATTCTCTACGTTAGGCGCAAACTGCTTGACTCTGGCTGCGATTTTGCCCTTGATTTCGGCAGGCGTATTGTCGTCCGAGCTGTTTACCCGGTTTTCGCGCTTTACGCCATAATCCCCCGTATTTTCGTTGATGGGAATTCTGTCGCTCCCGGTCAATCCGCGCATCATGCCGTACGAACCGGTGCCCATCGTACCGTAAAGTCCGCGATCATTGCTCAGATGGCTGCGATCCGTTGCGGTTCCCGTGTTTAATCCTGGGGTAACCCGGTCAACGCTGTATGGGGACCTCGCTCCCGCACCGTCATTTACGCGAAGTCCTCCCATGTCAGGGGACAAGGTACGGCTGCGCATCGTATCATCCGCGTAGCCGGAATAACTGCGAGCACGGTATGAATTCGTGTTCAACTTGCCCGCGTGACCATCGGTAAGTCGAACAGCAACATATGCATTGCGATCGGTCAACAAAACATTCGCCGATTTCACTTCTTTCATGTCGGCAATGTGTTTGGCCAGCTCGTCGCTCGTCTTCAGGCTGGTCACGTTATGGGCGCGGTAGTTCCGAGCACGGATCCCATCCAGGCCGTTGGTTTCGACGCCATAACGATTGATCCCTCTTGCTTCGTGACGCACGCTTTTCGTTTGCACATTGCCGGCATCCCGGCTGGTGCCGCAACCCGTTAACCCTGCCATAACAAAAATTGCGGTAGACAAAGATAAAGTAATGGCTTTTGCTTTTTTGGCTGCTGGCATTAGCTCATCCTCCAATGTGGGTATTTTGGTCACGAAAATAGGATGCGCCCTAGGCCTTTGCGATATGCTGAAAGGATATGGAACAGCAGGCTGAAAAATATAAAAGCGGCGCATGCACCGGAGTGCAGCACCGCTTTCTGAATTTTAGTTATTTGAAGTAGAAGTGGAATCCGATTTTTGACTGTCCGCTGACGAATCATTTGCCTGTTTCAGCGTTTCAGGGAAGTTTTCCGCTTCTTTAAGTACATCTGCTTGCAGAGCATACGCCCACTTGCCATCCGTTGTGATCACCCAGATCGTATCGGGCTGCGATTTCTCGACAAGGCCGCGATACACATCTGTAACCGTTGTTCCATTGACCGTTTGTTCAATCGACAATGTGAAACGCGGCACGGTATTTTTCAGTTCCGATGCCTTGCGCACATCGTCCGCGGTCGCCAAATTTTTGATTTTGCCCAGCAAAGACACGGCATCATCAGCCTTGGCTTCCTTACCGTTCAAAGTCCACGTTCGGTCCGCTGCACCTGCTTCCGAATTCGTCTTCAACAGCCATGTCGCTGCCTCACCTTCCCAATCGGCAGACTGCACATTGGCTTCATCCAGGTTAAACGGCGTTGTATCCAACAATTCCCGGCGGGTAAGATCGATTCCGGTCACCGTATCGGTTTGGACGGCAACGACAGGACCGTCGTTAACGCGTACATAACGCGCATTATCCGCCGGAAGCTGGCCACCGATGGTCACCGTCAATTGCTTACCGTCTTTCAAACCGATGCCGATCCGGCTTGCACTTTGTCCAAGTCCGTATTTCTCCAGGTCCTGCGGTTGTTCCTCTACGACCATCTCCTGTTCGGCAGCGCTAAGCGAATCCAGCCAGCTGCTTAC contains the following coding sequences:
- a CDS encoding helix-turn-helix transcriptional regulator; amino-acid sequence: MKGIDHKSKFLLTHREREVFELLVQDKTTRDIAGQLFISEKTVRNHISNVMQKLNVKGRSQAVVELIKLGELKI
- a CDS encoding DUF4340 domain-containing protein, giving the protein MKKWMPTMLVVLVLIVGWIYAANQNYFREEEAQKAKLLDIAAGDIQSLSIERENTETAADASSKSGSSSSPASKLELKEGVWTMTEPESYPLNGYAVSSWLDSLSAAEQEMVVEEQPQDLEKYGLGQSASRIGIGLKDGKQLTVTIGGQLPADNARYVRVNDGPVVAVQTDTVTGIDLTRRELLDTTPFNLDEANVQSADWEGEAATWLLKTNSEAGAADRTWTLNGKEAKADDAVSLLGKIKNLATADDVRKASELKNTVPRFTLSIEQTVNGTTVTDVYRGLVEKSQPDTIWVITTDGKWAYALQADVLKEAENFPETLKQANDSSADSQKSDSTSTSNN
- a CDS encoding YhcN/YlaJ family sporulation lipoprotein; the encoded protein is MPAAKKAKAITLSLSTAIFVMAGLTGCGTSRDAGNVQTKSVRHEARGINRYGVETNGLDGIRARNYRAHNVTSLKTSDELAKHIADMKEVKSANVLLTDRNAYVAVRLTDGHAGKLNTNSYRARSYSGYADDTMRSRTLSPDMGGLRVNDGAGARSPYSVDRVTPGLNTGTATDRSHLSNDRGLYGTMGTGSYGMMRGLTGSDRIPINENTGDYGVKRENRVNSSDDNTPAEIKGKIAARVKQFAPNVENVYVSSNPEFVEHAEKYSTDLRNGKPVSGMLDTFSSMVERIFPTNAMNHHRDGVLDHGVTERSNGRMNNLR